One window from the genome of Actinomycetota bacterium encodes:
- a CDS encoding PBP1A family penicillin-binding protein, which yields MTKHRKKVVNRRRKIANFLRTFSITALLLLFVSLIASIVIIAGCMTDLPKYEDLQPSIPDQTSKIYDINNRLITTLYAEENRELIQFEDMPVNLRNAIVATEDKRFYQHHGIDIRSILRAMWANIRHRSIVEGGSTITQQYAKNVYFSPERKLDRKIKEAAIAYQLEKHFTKDKILEMYLNTIYFGGNAYGVEVASQNYFGKSAKDLNLQECAMLAGLINSPNLSSPFGNIELAKEKRDIVLQLMYDQGYITNQQMIDAKTTPIELNPATKPITDAPYFVEYVKEYLIDKYTYEQIFKGGFEIYTTLDLDMQRAAEEAINEVLFEPTDPSAALVAIDPKTGYIKAMVGGSDFSKNKFNIAAHGKRQPGSTFKPFVLTTAIEQNITPSKTFNPNGPIILKNPGGPDWQVDNYGNAKYGEKMSVIDATIHSVNVVYAQLTMEVGPENVARTANNMGVLTPLESNPAIGLGGIGGVSPLDMASSFSTLANNGTYYKPVSILKVKDSDENIIEEYQQELKRPIRDSTAHMVTEILKRVITSGTGKRADIGRPAAGKTGTTQEYTDAWFVGYTPDLTASVWVGLPEETKPMSRIRDTIVVGGTFPADIWRVFMTEALKDIPVSDFPKPEKQLIEVEVCSSSGLMPGPFCPDSERQFFLFLEGTKPKIYCDKHDKITMPNLIGLGKDEAIKILESLKLTNIEIIEEFNSDYPKGKVFKHEPAQNELAVSVNGEIPKVMIFISKGPEEKMMPGIIGLLEASALEKLQSLGFTNIISTYEYNNEVENGIVFGQTPNPGEVIKLGQEINIIVSQGPNPNQGQVPNVIGENIEDAKIILQETGFLNIVINKIPSQQKIGTIITQNPAPEQWVNYESEIYLEVSKGVEVPNVIGLKENKAIKTLEGQGFVVYIQYGNSTEPVDQSLVYTQKPDPLTYVEYNSTVIIYVQE from the coding sequence ATGACAAAACATAGAAAGAAAGTTGTAAATAGAAGAAGAAAAATCGCAAATTTTCTTAGAACTTTTAGTATAACAGCGTTATTACTTCTATTTGTTTCTCTCATCGCTAGTATAGTTATAATTGCTGGTTGCATGACCGACTTACCAAAATATGAAGACTTACAACCATCTATTCCAGATCAAACATCTAAAATATATGATATTAATAATAGGCTTATTACAACACTTTATGCTGAAGAAAACAGAGAACTAATACAATTTGAAGATATGCCAGTGAATCTTAGAAATGCTATTGTAGCAACAGAGGATAAAAGATTCTATCAACATCACGGAATAGATATAAGATCGATACTTAGAGCAATGTGGGCAAATATAAGACATAGAAGTATTGTTGAAGGAGGAAGCACCATAACTCAACAGTATGCTAAGAATGTATATTTTTCCCCCGAAAGAAAATTGGATAGAAAAATAAAAGAAGCAGCAATAGCTTATCAATTAGAAAAACATTTTACAAAAGACAAAATATTGGAAATGTATCTTAATACCATATATTTTGGAGGTAATGCTTATGGAGTAGAAGTAGCATCCCAAAACTATTTTGGTAAAAGTGCAAAAGATTTAAATTTGCAGGAATGTGCAATGCTTGCTGGTCTGATAAATTCACCAAATTTAAGTTCACCATTTGGAAATATTGAGCTTGCAAAAGAAAAAAGGGATATTGTCTTACAATTAATGTATGACCAGGGTTATATAACTAACCAGCAGATGATAGATGCAAAAACAACTCCTATTGAACTTAATCCTGCAACAAAACCCATTACAGATGCACCCTATTTTGTCGAATATGTAAAAGAATATTTAATAGATAAATATACATACGAACAGATTTTTAAGGGTGGATTTGAGATTTATACGACCTTAGATTTAGACATGCAAAGAGCTGCAGAAGAAGCTATAAATGAAGTTCTATTTGAGCCTACTGATCCATCTGCTGCATTAGTAGCAATTGATCCAAAAACTGGTTATATAAAAGCTATGGTTGGTGGAAGTGATTTTTCTAAAAACAAATTTAATATTGCAGCCCACGGAAAAAGACAGCCAGGATCAACCTTTAAACCTTTTGTTTTAACTACTGCAATTGAACAAAATATAACTCCAAGCAAAACTTTTAATCCAAATGGTCCCATTATATTGAAGAATCCGGGTGGACCTGATTGGCAGGTAGATAACTATGGAAATGCAAAATATGGAGAAAAAATGAGTGTTATTGATGCAACTATTCATTCTGTGAATGTTGTTTATGCTCAGTTGACTATGGAGGTTGGTCCTGAAAATGTAGCAAGAACTGCAAATAATATGGGTGTTTTAACTCCTCTTGAGTCAAATCCAGCAATAGGTTTAGGTGGTATAGGTGGCGTTTCTCCACTTGATATGGCGAGCTCCTTCTCAACTTTAGCTAATAATGGAACTTACTATAAACCAGTTTCTATTTTAAAGGTAAAAGATTCCGATGAAAATATTATTGAAGAGTATCAACAAGAACTCAAAAGACCTATAAGAGATTCTACTGCACATATGGTAACTGAAATTTTAAAGAGAGTTATTACAAGTGGGACTGGAAAAAGAGCAGATATCGGTAGACCAGCTGCTGGAAAGACAGGGACAACACAAGAATATACAGATGCATGGTTCGTTGGATATACCCCAGATCTTACAGCTTCTGTTTGGGTAGGTTTACCAGAAGAAACAAAACCTATGAGTAGAATAAGAGATACAATTGTAGTAGGTGGAACCTTCCCAGCTGATATATGGAGAGTATTTATGACTGAGGCATTAAAAGATATACCTGTAAGCGATTTTCCAAAACCCGAAAAACAACTTATTGAAGTTGAAGTTTGCAGCAGTTCTGGATTAATGCCAGGACCATTCTGTCCAGATAGTGAAAGACAATTTTTCTTATTTTTAGAAGGTACGAAACCAAAAATCTATTGTGATAAACATGATAAAATTACTATGCCCAATCTAATAGGTTTAGGTAAAGATGAAGCTATAAAAATCTTAGAATCCCTAAAATTAACAAATATTGAGATAATTGAGGAATTCAATTCAGATTATCCTAAAGGAAAAGTCTTCAAACACGAGCCAGCACAAAACGAATTGGCAGTTTCTGTTAATGGAGAGATACCAAAAGTTATGATTTTTATAAGCAAAGGTCCAGAAGAAAAGATGATGCCAGGCATTATTGGATTATTAGAAGCTAGCGCTTTAGAAAAACTTCAATCTTTAGGTTTTACAAATATAATTTCTACTTATGAATATAACAATGAAGTAGAAAATGGAATTGTTTTTGGTCAAACACCAAATCCAGGAGAAGTAATTAAATTAGGACAGGAGATTAATATAATAGTCAGTCAAGGTCCAAATCCTAACCAAGGACAAGTTCCAAATGTAATTGGTGAAAATATTGAAGACGCAAAAATTATTCTGCAAGAAACAGGATTTTTAAATATAGTAATAAATAAGATTCCAAGTCAGCAAAAAATTGGAACTATAATTACACAGAATCCAGCACCTGAACAATGGGTAAACTATGAAAGTGAGATATACCTGGAAGTAAGCAAGGGAGTTGAAGTTCCTAATGTAATCGGATTAAAGGAAAATAAAGCTATAAAAACACTTGAAGGACAAGGATTTGTTGTATATATCCAATATGGTAATTCAACTGAACCTGTTGATCAATCTTTAGTATATACACAAAAGCCTGATCCATTGACTTATGTAGAATACAACTCAACTGTTATTATATATGTCCAGGAATAG
- a CDS encoding DUF47 family protein → MGIKNLFKRKEDKFLKLLIKQAEATLQGMQALEKFMTEKGEGNADEVNKKEKEADEIRRILIDELLKTFITPIDREDIYALSRAIDDVIDYAFSTVDEMSILDVEPNNYLQEMATLLKMAANEIHLGVMRLEKNPGVASTHAYRAKSLENKVEKVYREAISDLFHGPKDVEHIVEMLKLREVYRHLSNAADRGDEAANIIADIVVKMT, encoded by the coding sequence GTGGGAATTAAAAACTTATTTAAAAGAAAAGAGGATAAATTTCTAAAATTGCTAATTAAACAGGCTGAAGCAACTTTACAAGGGATGCAAGCTCTTGAGAAATTCATGACGGAAAAAGGTGAGGGAAATGCTGATGAAGTAAATAAAAAAGAAAAAGAAGCTGATGAAATCAGAAGGATATTAATAGATGAACTTTTAAAAACTTTTATAACTCCAATTGATAGAGAGGATATTTATGCCTTATCAAGAGCAATTGATGATGTTATAGATTATGCATTTAGTACAGTGGATGAAATGTCTATTCTCGATGTAGAACCAAATAATTATCTTCAAGAAATGGCAACCTTATTAAAAATGGCAGCGAATGAAATACATTTAGGTGTAATGAGGTTAGAAAAAAATCCAGGTGTTGCATCTACACATGCATATAGAGCAAAATCTTTAGAGAATAAGGTTGAAAAAGTCTATAGGGAAGCTATTTCAGATCTGTTTCATGGTCCTAAAGATGTCGAACATATAGTTGAAATGTTGAAGTTGAGAGAGGTATATAGACATTTAAGTAATGCTGCAGATAGGGGCGATGAAGCAGCAAATATCATAGCAGATATAGTAGTAAAAATGACATAA
- a CDS encoding inorganic phosphate transporter, protein MDQNLLYVLIILAIIFDLSNGIHDSSNLVATTISSRAMSPKSALFLASIANFVAPFIFGVSVAKTIGEDIVDPKTITLKIILAALLGAIIWNLITWYFGIPSSSSHALVGGFLGSVIIKYGFDMIKTEGIIKILIFLMISPILGLIFGYLFMRIILLLSKGASSKINIFFKKIQIVTTTALSLSHGTNDAQKTMGIITMALVTAKQLQEFIVPGWVIFISALAISLGTFFGGWKLIKTLGGKFYKIRPVHSFAAQLSSSFIILGAALLGGPVSTTHVVSSSILGVGSAERLSKVRWGVVKNIAMTWIITIPFSSLIAAGLYYIINNYL, encoded by the coding sequence ATGGATCAAAATCTATTATATGTATTAATAATATTAGCAATAATATTTGACTTATCAAATGGCATTCATGATAGTAGCAATCTGGTTGCAACGACGATATCATCAAGAGCAATGAGTCCTAAAAGTGCTCTATTTTTGGCTTCAATTGCTAATTTTGTTGCACCGTTTATTTTTGGAGTATCTGTTGCAAAGACTATTGGAGAAGATATTGTTGATCCTAAAACTATTACTTTAAAGATAATATTAGCTGCATTGCTTGGAGCAATTATTTGGAATTTAATAACATGGTATTTTGGAATTCCATCAAGTTCATCACATGCTTTAGTGGGAGGTTTTTTAGGCTCTGTGATAATTAAATATGGATTTGATATGATCAAAACAGAAGGTATTATAAAAATTTTGATTTTCCTAATGATTTCACCAATTTTAGGCTTGATCTTTGGTTATCTTTTCATGAGAATTATACTCCTTTTATCAAAGGGAGCATCTTCTAAGATAAACATATTCTTTAAAAAAATTCAAATAGTAACAACAACCGCATTATCTCTAAGTCATGGAACTAATGATGCGCAAAAAACAATGGGAATTATTACAATGGCTTTAGTTACAGCGAAGCAACTACAGGAATTTATTGTACCAGGATGGGTAATATTTATCTCAGCTTTAGCTATTTCACTGGGAACTTTCTTTGGAGGTTGGAAATTAATAAAAACTTTAGGAGGTAAATTCTATAAAATTAGACCAGTACACAGCTTTGCTGCTCAATTAAGCTCATCTTTTATAATTTTAGGGGCAGCTTTATTAGGAGGACCTGTTAGCACTACCCATGTTGTAAGTTCATCTATATTAGGCGTAGGCTCTGCGGAAAGATTATCAAAAGTTAGGTGGGGTGTTGTAAAAAATATTGCAATGACATGGATAATTACAATTCCCTTTTCATCTTTAATAGCTGCAGGTTTATATTATATAATTAATAATTATCTGTAA
- a CDS encoding tyrosine--tRNA ligase, with protein MIDNILKKEVEKQFNIVIDKSVDVITKEELKEKLRRSINKKEPLRVKLGIDLTAPDIHLGHTVVLNKLRQFQDLGHIAILILGDYTTRIGDPSGRTKVRPKLPIEEIERNAETFREQAFRILDIKKTKMVNNSKWLEPMKLEDIINITSRYTLAQLLEREDFSNRFKNNLPLSIMELLYPLMQAYDSVAIKADIELGGTDQTFNLLIGRDIQREFNQEPQVVITYPLLVGMDGIEKMSKSLGNYIGITEEKDIMFAKIMSISDDIMFDYFRLVSTFDISEIEKIEKEVNERKVNPSNVKRKLARDIVEIYHGKGSGQEAEKIFNLKFKSDFFDKEMITKISRPFKLKTSLFKNEKIWLIKLIREVGFAKTNGEARRLVQQSGIRLDGEILSNIDLEFSIDEIKGKILQRGKREYIIFI; from the coding sequence ATGATAGATAATATTTTAAAAAAAGAGGTAGAGAAACAGTTTAATATTGTAATAGATAAATCTGTTGATGTAATTACAAAAGAGGAACTGAAAGAAAAACTTCGCAGATCAATAAATAAAAAAGAACCTTTAAGAGTCAAATTGGGAATTGATTTAACAGCCCCAGATATTCATTTAGGTCATACTGTTGTTTTAAATAAATTAAGGCAATTTCAAGACTTAGGTCATATTGCAATATTAATTCTTGGTGACTACACAACAAGGATAGGGGACCCAAGTGGGAGAACAAAAGTGAGACCTAAACTTCCTATTGAGGAAATTGAAAGAAATGCTGAAACATTCCGTGAGCAGGCTTTTAGAATATTGGATATTAAAAAAACTAAAATGGTAAATAATAGTAAATGGCTTGAACCGATGAAATTAGAAGACATAATAAATATAACCTCAAGATATACTTTAGCTCAACTGTTAGAAAGGGAAGATTTTTCTAATAGGTTTAAAAATAATTTACCCTTAAGCATAATGGAACTACTATACCCATTGATGCAGGCATATGATTCAGTTGCAATAAAAGCTGATATTGAATTAGGAGGAACAGACCAGACCTTCAATTTATTAATTGGAAGGGATATTCAGAGGGAGTTTAATCAGGAACCACAGGTTGTAATAACATATCCTTTATTAGTAGGAATGGATGGGATTGAAAAAATGAGTAAGAGTTTGGGTAATTATATTGGAATTACAGAGGAAAAAGATATTATGTTTGCTAAAATTATGTCAATTTCAGATGATATAATGTTTGACTATTTCAGATTAGTTTCAACTTTTGATATTAGTGAGATAGAAAAAATAGAAAAAGAAGTGAATGAAAGAAAGGTAAACCCCAGCAATGTTAAAAGAAAGTTGGCAAGAGATATAGTTGAAATTTATCATGGAAAAGGTTCAGGACAGGAAGCTGAAAAAATTTTTAATTTAAAATTCAAATCTGACTTTTTCGACAAAGAAATGATAACTAAAATTTCTCGACCTTTTAAATTAAAAACAAGCTTGTTTAAAAATGAAAAAATCTGGTTAATAAAATTAATTCGAGAAGTTGGTTTTGCAAAAACAAATGGTGAGGCGAGGAGGTTAGTCCAACAAAGTGGTATTAGATTGGATGGCGAGATTCTCTCTAATATAGATTTAGAATTTAGCATTGACGAAATAAAAGGTAAAATATTGCAGCGAGGAAAAAGGGAATATATTATATTTATTTAA